A window of Bombyx mori chromosome 2, ASM3026992v2 contains these coding sequences:
- the LOC101738867 gene encoding uncharacterized protein LOC101738867 encodes MAAANTKWRTREYNAVLLLIFIQAVNGYEESYTVSQLSPKSEAVENVPRGALLQTSQLERVPFTIEPSRYEEYEAASDPHVVDGEQDDHIIVARSADPVGRESRSINVDSIPSSNNEIDNELEIHNKRKYYDIHPTKTVDYYYSDDDVILSSEGFGDRLEFKFPGEGQRVPKARALAPSGPRIRPTAVQPILATISPKDEARQNTEIQNIITGIVKLLNGNVNVQANSQLLNGRPGRPMASRINNRGPPRISDLPPDFDKLMITPPPHPFAPTKIPPPYPFDRPHHGVNLPDQIVPPMNRPGIRRPMPPWQRPRPRPPNRKPNPNLPAYKPVQIPQDLIGELSQEDLTTPDNDTTLQNNISQDEITFTLPDLNTTESYKEETKPDAPETTSSTSTTTTSTTTTTEASTTTSTTTTTEKPTTTEQITTTEQPTTTTEKATTERTTTTEKATTSSEVPKTEKPIKQEKDKKKEITVIEKDKKHKIDEKIGNKTSKNETAFDQIVQSSVPFVTSSSVIAPTPTEGLPSHAPAVPVSSASIESSSINSQPIPPSRDIHYHPYRPRPGIVLDDPEFKPHGRPHRQDAPVVTAHDTRLPGYGEIFDVTVSAVQGPGEKGGSVHIETVNLSPHGEQDIIVSASGSQGFVSIDGKRTYLNLFDSSTPDAHLAPTRVHTLPMSAPPHASHQPPPGPDTPKVEHAQHDQHSPTLGTGVAIPTDDVPPPVRRPVMHRPQGYRRPQPTVRIDTCIVGDDSTCDLAQNERCRTEAGISSCGCRAGYGRRVHRDPCRRVTALLLAVRIDRMYDTKITWDPKLADKDSELYQQLSYEALRAIDSAFSMTPFSDEFVSGSVNSLHTDDERAVFVNYTILMQESPESVRPAVGSEIQKQLVGVLRRRNNNLGASALHVRSLAGSVPPLHDLDECSSPELNDCHQLATCTNTWGGFKCACPETTLDPAGEGRECRQCGASLCSDRGECAYRQGQPTCSCRSGYYGSRCEVDGGVVGAALGASLAAALVIALTLAALLAWSRKWSREQKAVGSPVFNYMTANTVKTPPVGQPPYQVTLEERLRWAQIAEAMAAHYAPEPQSMTTRPSSAMFGAYPTLPPALPPVPLPRMGVHGVNTVTSRANTAASHHNLYGYGGPLTVDSSGSESSGPLPDRTDLLMPRPKSRARTLQSQNNIYYDVDYENAPEPLYGTKGIPLSTYSVSRGPPFYRP; translated from the exons ATGGCCGCCGCGAACACAAAATGGCGGACGAGAGAATACAACGCGGTGCTGCTCCTTATATTCATCCAGGCTGTTAACG GCTACGAGGAGTCGTACACAGTATCACAGCTGTCACCAAAGTCAGAAGCCGTGGAGAACGTGCCGCGGGGCGCGCTGCTGCAGACGAGTCAACTCGAGCGCGTGCCCTTCACGATAGAACCCAGCCGGTATGAAGAGTACGAGGCCGCGTCCGATCCACACGTCGTCGACGGTGAACAAGATGACCACATTATCGTGGCCCGCTCCGCCGACCCCGTCGGCAGGGAATCGAGGTCTATCAATGTAGATAGCATTCCCTCCTCCAACAATGAAATAGACAACGAATTAGAAATACacaacaaaagaaaatattatgatATACATCCGACTAAGACTGTAGACTATTACTACAGCGATGATGACGTAATCTTGTCTTCCGAGGGCTTCGGGGACAGACTAGAGTTCAAGTTTCCGGGGGAAGGGCAGCGGGTCCCCAAGGCGCGTGCACTGGCGCCCTCGGGACCCAGGATCCGGCCCACTGCAGTGCAACCGATCCTCGCGACCATCAGCCCTAAGGACGAGGCGAGGCAGAACACGGAGATCCAGAACATAATTACCGGTATAGTCAAACTCCTGAACGGGAACGTGAACGTCCAGGCCAATTCTCAACTGCTGAACGGGCGTCCCGGTAGACCTATGGCGTCGAGGATTAACAACCGTGGCCCGCCGCGCATCTCCGACCTGCCCCCGGACTTTGACAAGTTGATGATCACGCCTCCCCCGCATCCGTTTGCACCCACTAAGATTCCGCCTCCATACCCTTTCGACCGGCCTCACCATGGGGTCAATTTACCCGATCAAATTGTGCCTCCAATGAATCGCCCCGGGATCCGCCGCCCCATGCCGCCGTGGCAGAGACCGCGTCCTCGTCCGCCCAACAGAAAACCAAACCCGAACCTCCCAGCTTACAAACCGGTGCAAATACCTCAGGACCTCATCGGTGAACTGTCTCAAGAAGATCTCACTACACCAGATAACGATACGACACTACAGAATAATATCAGCCAAGATGAGATCACGTTCACTCTTCCTGATCTTAATACAACCGAGAGTTATAAAGAGGAGACGAAACCAGATGCTCCCGAAACTACTAGCAGCACGAGCACCACGACCACTTCGACAACGACAACGACAGAAGCTTCCACGACGACTAGCACGACAACGACCACAGAGAAGCCGACCACTACAGAGCAGATCACCACCACAGAACAACCTACTACCACCACGGAGAAAGCAACTACAGAGAGAACGACAACAACTGAAAAAGCTACCACGAGTTCGGAGGTGCCTAAAACAGAGAAACCGATAAAACAAgagaaagataaaaaaaaggaaattactGTGATCGAAAAAgacaaaaaacacaaaatcgATGAGAAGATAGGTAACAAAACGAGTAAGAACGAGACGGCATTCGATCAAATAGTACAGTCTTCGGTGCCCTTTGTGACTAGTTCCTCGGTGATAGCTCCGACGCCCACCGAGGGCCTGCCGTCGCACGCGCCCGCCGTGCCGGTCTCCAGTGCCAGTATAGAGAGCTCATCCATCAATTCTCAGCCGATACCTC CTTCCCGAGATATACATTACCACCCGTACCGTCCTCGGCCGGGCATAGTCCTGGACGACCCGGAGTTCAAGCCGCACGGGCGACCTCACCGCCAGGACGCGCCCGTGGTCACGGCGCACGACACTCGCCTGCCCGGCTACGGGGAGATCTTCGACGTGACCGTCTCCGCAGTACAGGGACCGGGGGAGAAGGGAGGCTCCG TCCACATAGAGACGGTAAACCTGTCACCGCACGGCGAACAAGACATCATAGTGTCGGCTTCCGGCTCGCAAGGGTTCGTGTCCATCGACGGGAAGAGGACCTACCTCAATCTCTTCGACAGCTCGACCCCGGACGCGCACCTCGCGCCCACCAGGGTGCATACGCTGCCGATGTCTG CCCCGCCGCACGCGTCGCACCAGCCGCCGCCCGGACCTGACACACCAAAGGTAGAACATGCTCAACACGACCAACACTCTCCAACACTGGGCACGGGAGTGGCCATACCCACAGATGACGTACCACCTCCTGTGAGAAGACCGGTGATGCATAGACCTCAAGGATATAGGAGACCACAGCCCACTGTCAG GATCGACACGTGCATCGTGGGCGACGACTCGACCTGCGACCTCGCCCAGAATGAACGCTGCAGGACCGAGGCAG GTATCTCTAGCTGCGGGTGTCGCGCCGGCTACGGGAGACGCGTGCACCGCGACCCCTGCCGGAGGGTCACGGCCCTGCTGCTCGCCGTCAGGATCGACAGGATGTACGACACCAAG ATAACGTGGGACCCGAAGCTGGCCGACAAGGACTCGGAGCTGTACCAGCAGCTCAGCTACGAGGCGCTCAGAGCC ATCGACTCCGCCTTCTCGATGACTCCGTTCTCCGATGAGTTCGTGAGCGGCTCCGTGAACTCGCTGCACACCGACGACGAGCGCGCGGTGTTCGTCAACTACACCATCCTG ATGCAAGAGAGCCCGGAGTCTGTCCGTCCGGCGGTGGGGTCAGAGATACAGAAGCAGCTGGTGGGCGTGCTGCGGAGACGGAACAACAACCTTGGAGCCTCCGCCCTCCACGTGCGCTCCCTCGCGGGCAGCGTGCCGCCCCTGCACG ATTTGGACGAGTGCTCGTCTCCGGAGTTGAACGACTGCCACCAGCTCGCCACCTGCACCAACACCTGGGGCGGATTCAA ATGTGCGTGCCCGGAGACGACCCTGGACCCTGCAGGGGAGGGGCGCGAGTGTCGGCAGTGCGGCGCCTCCCTGTGCTCCGATCGCGGGGAGTGCGCCTATCGACAAGGGCAGCCGACCTGCAG TTGCCGGTCGGGGTACTACGGGTCGCGCTGCGAGGTGGACGGCGGCGTGGTGGGGGCGGCGCTGGGGGCCTCGCTCGCCGCCGCGCTCGTCATCGCGCTCACACTCGCCGCGCTGCTCGCCTGGAG CCGCAAGTGGTCCCGCGAGCAGAAGGCGGTTGGTTCCCCAGTGTTCAACTACATGACCGCCAACACCGTGAAGACGCCGCCGGTGGGACAGCCGCCATACCAG GTGACGCTGGAGGAGCGGCTGCGGTGGGCGCAGATCGCGGAGGCCATGGCTGCGCACTACGCC CCGGAGCCGCAGAGCATGACGACGCGCCCCTCCTCCGCCATGTTCGGCGCCTACCCCACGCTACCCCCCGCGCTGCCCCCAGTGCCGCTGCCCAG gATGGGAGTCCACGGCGTGAACACGGTGACGTCACGGGCCAACACCGCCGCCTCGCACCACAACCTCTACG GGTACGGCGGGCCGCTGACGGTGGACTCGTCCGGCTCGGAGTCATCCGGGCCGCTGCCGGACCGGACCGACCTGCTGATGCCGCGCCCCAAGTCCCGCGCCAGGACCCTCCAA AGCCAGAACAACATCTACTATGACGTGGACTACGAGAACGCTCCGGAGCCGCTGTACGGCACCAAGGGCATCCCGCTGTCCACCTACAGCGTCAGCAGGGGACCGCCCTTCTACAGGCCCTGA
- the LOC101738727 gene encoding uncharacterized protein LOC101738727, with amino-acid sequence MAVKFLSRLFLLFATAHCAADNILRSPRQSPGSIFTVGNGEQCLGSDRSTGGVCLSRNQCNTQGGKAIGFCGVFATCCALNACDVRTNTKVAVFINPPLNRESSGLECSYNVEINNNNVCQMRIDFETFNLAPPTTVESVENVTQRPGYTCRNDIFQVTNLQANSDLLPALCGDNNGQHMYIRVNASTNSRSIRINFKIADRNTQPNLPQATWKIKVTQLECFNTLGKYRDGILEAITSSLPSTPFTSSADRDEYLIAPPGCLQYFPDRSGSFESFNYNRGAGPYIANLAYATCFKRPSDVCGVKITSASFELAYRDSENLYLDTDCQINPVTQGVAQSEDYLFIPEAETADGLRGTKFCGSSAADQIVASIPPGPLYVHFHSDNLVTDGVPESGYRFNYNVLNNCYLK; translated from the exons CTCCGCGGCAGTCTCCGGGGAGTATATTCACTGTCGGGAACGGGGAGCAGTGCCTGGGCTCCGACAGATCCACCGGGGGCGTGTGCCTCTCGCGCAACCAGTGCAACACGCAGGGAGGGAAGGCCATCGGATTCTGCGGAGTGTTCGCCACTTGCTGCGCGC TGAACGCGTGCGATGTGCGGACCAACACTAAGGTGGCAGTCTTCATCAACCCTCCGCTGAACAGGGAGTCTTCGGGTCTGGAGTGCTCTTACAACGTGGAAATAAACAACAACAACGTGTGCCAGATGAGGATAGACTTCGAGACCTTCAACCTCGCGCCGCCGACGACG GTAGAGTCAGTGGAGAACGTCACCCAGCGCCCAGGCTACACCTGCAGGAACGACATCTTCCAAGTGACAAACCTGCAGGCCAACTCCGATCTGTTGCCGGCACTCTGCGGCGACAACAACGGGCAGCACA TGTACATCCGAGTGAACGCGTCCACGAACAGCCGATCGATCCGCATCAACTTCAAGATAGCGGACCGCAACACGCAGCCGAACCTCCCGCAGGCCACCTGGAAGATCAAGGTCACGCAGCTCGAGTGCTTCAACACTCTCGG CAAGTACCGCGACGGCATCCTGGAGGCCATCACGTCGTCGCTGCCCTCCACCCCGTTCACGTCCTCCGCCGACCGGGACGAGTATCTCATCG CTCCCCCCGGCTGCCTGCAGTACTTCCCGGACCGGTCGGGCTCGTTCGAGTCGTTCAACTACAACCGCGGCGCGGGGCCCTACATCGCGAACCTGGCCTACGCGACCTGCTTCAAGCGACCCTCCGACGTTTGCGGCGTCAA GATAACGTCGGCGAGCTTCGAACTGGCGTACCGGGACTCCGAGAACCTGTACTTGGACACGGACTGCCAGATCAACCCGGTCACCCAGGGCGTGGCGCAGTCCGAGGACTACCTGTTCATCCCGGAGGCCGAGACCGCTGACGGGCTGCGTGGCACTAAGTTCTGTGGCAGCAGCGCAGCCGACCAGATCGTAGCTT CGATCCCGCCGGGCCCCCTGTACGTGCACTTCCACAGCGACAACCTGGTGACGGACGGCGTCCCGGAGTCAGGGTACAGGTTCAACTACAACGTGCTCAACAACTGCTACCTCAAGTAG